In the genome of Salinispirillum sp. LH 10-3-1, one region contains:
- the greA gene encoding transcription elongation factor GreA, whose protein sequence is MTTRYPMTVEGEKALQDELKQLKSVERPKVIASIAEAREHGDLKENAEYHAAREQQGFIEGRIAEIEAKLGGSQVIDVKALPHTGKVVFGTTVSLINLETDAEVKYRIVGEDEANVKENRISVTSPIARALIGKEEGDVVNVVTPGGQVEYEIEKVEHL, encoded by the coding sequence ATGACCACGCGTTACCCAATGACCGTCGAGGGCGAAAAAGCCCTCCAAGACGAACTCAAGCAATTGAAATCCGTTGAGCGACCCAAGGTGATCGCGTCAATCGCAGAGGCGCGTGAACACGGTGACCTGAAAGAAAATGCTGAATACCACGCGGCGCGCGAGCAGCAAGGTTTTATTGAAGGCCGTATTGCCGAAATCGAAGCCAAGCTCGGCGGCAGTCAGGTCATCGACGTGAAAGCGCTGCCGCACACCGGTAAAGTGGTGTTCGGCACTACGGTCTCTTTGATCAACTTGGAAACCGATGCTGAGGTTAAATACCGCATTGTCGGGGAAGATGAAGCTAACGTGAAAGAAAATCGTATTTCCGTTACTTCTCCCATTGCTCGCGCATTAATCGGTAAAGAAGAGGGTGATGTGGTGAACGTCGTCACCCCCGGTGGCCAAGTCGAGTACGAAATCGAGAAGGTCGAACACCTATGA